In Paenibacillus larvae subsp. larvae, the following proteins share a genomic window:
- a CDS encoding GNAT family N-acetyltransferase — translation MVIGILEEFTGKGIGKDLFNELETWASLNSIHRLELTVMKHNERAVSLYKKMGFEIEGVKRNSLLVNNIYVDEYYMSKLL, via the coding sequence TTGGTAATAGGAATTTTAGAAGAATTCACTGGAAAAGGGATTGGAAAGGATTTATTTAACGAATTGGAAACATGGGCATCTCTAAATAGTATACACCGATTAGAATTGACTGTTATGAAGCACAATGAGAGAGCAGTTTCACTTTATAAAAAAATGGGATTCGAAATCGAAGGAGTTAAAAGGAATTCATTACTAGTAAATAATATATATGTAGATGAGTATTATATGTCGAAATTATTATAA
- a CDS encoding HAD family hydrolase — MSSFFFPQKKVVFFDMNNTLVDRRRCFDFAFVDALSEFTGRWAPEASTWTAQDALHSYKLEWSRARKAEDKPPLSSEEIRIRSLKKALEPYPIRVNEAFAKIFFDQVELAEEKYVSLFPGVEEVLNELSKRYKLAIISNGKRSRLERNLRNLKLERWFPEHLIFSSLKNGPRKPHSALFEAAMKATGTKPIEGVMVGNSWKNDIIGATRCGLDAIWIYPAHAKKISRRKVGKHKILIIKAVKQLDSVL, encoded by the coding sequence ATGAGCTCCTTTTTTTTCCCTCAGAAAAAGGTCGTCTTTTTCGATATGAACAACACACTTGTAGACCGAAGAAGGTGTTTTGATTTCGCTTTTGTGGACGCGTTAAGTGAATTTACAGGAAGATGGGCCCCTGAAGCCAGCACATGGACGGCCCAGGATGCTCTTCACAGTTACAAGCTGGAATGGAGCCGTGCCCGGAAAGCGGAAGATAAGCCCCCCCTATCCTCTGAGGAAATCCGTATCCGTTCCCTGAAAAAAGCTCTGGAACCCTATCCGATCAGGGTGAACGAGGCATTTGCCAAAATTTTTTTTGATCAGGTGGAACTGGCTGAAGAAAAGTACGTATCCCTTTTTCCGGGCGTTGAGGAAGTACTGAATGAACTATCAAAAAGGTATAAACTGGCTATTATCAGTAACGGAAAACGATCCAGACTGGAACGGAATCTGCGGAATCTGAAGCTGGAACGCTGGTTCCCCGAACACCTGATCTTCAGCTCGCTCAAAAACGGTCCCAGAAAACCGCACTCCGCCTTGTTTGAGGCTGCCATGAAAGCAACCGGAACAAAACCGATTGAAGGTGTTATGGTAGGAAATTCCTGGAAAAATGATATTATCGGAGCCACACGCTGCGGACTTGATGCCATTTGGATTTATCCCGCCCACGCCAAAAAAATATCCCGACGCAAGGTCGGGAAGCATAAAATTCTCATTATAAAAGCCGTGAAACAGCTTGATTCCGTACTGTAG
- a CDS encoding tetracycline resistance MFS efflux pump, with amino-acid sequence MKKPILLIMIMLFFVYVGFGIIIPVLPVFVQEEGVDPAGLGLLLSIYSIVSFLVAPFWGALSDRKGRRPILLTATFGFALSFVLLALSERHIWLLYLSRVLGGLFSGALSGVAMAYVADITSHEERTKSMGFVGMSIGLGFIFGPALGGLLSSWSLTLPFWVSAGACTAVFAGTLLVLPESLDKSVQPAEHSHSSRWKAFSGLLRYLYILTFVVSVSLAGLESTFQYFEMEVFQVTSSQIGLMFMFSGFADALVQGGLIRPIAKRKWEKQAIGTGLFFSVMGFIMILQSAGFWTATVALTIFSMGNAMVRPCVSSLLTQRTTGGQGITTGLNSSMDSLGRIAGPLLGTSLFGWKSGAPYLAGILLSLAAGYWLWKFHELDQKKKNAGGV; translated from the coding sequence TTGAAAAAGCCGATATTACTTATCATGATCATGTTGTTTTTCGTCTATGTAGGGTTTGGGATTATCATTCCCGTATTGCCGGTTTTTGTGCAAGAAGAAGGAGTTGACCCGGCCGGACTCGGCCTGCTGCTTTCCATCTATTCCATCGTATCCTTTCTGGTTGCCCCATTCTGGGGAGCGCTGTCCGACCGGAAAGGCAGGCGTCCCATTCTGCTGACAGCCACGTTTGGTTTTGCATTAAGCTTCGTGCTTTTGGCTTTATCGGAACGGCATATTTGGCTGCTCTATCTATCCAGGGTCCTGGGAGGACTATTTTCAGGAGCTTTAAGCGGAGTCGCCATGGCATATGTAGCGGATATTACTTCCCATGAGGAAAGGACGAAATCCATGGGATTCGTCGGGATGTCCATTGGGCTGGGCTTTATCTTTGGTCCGGCTTTGGGCGGTCTTCTAAGTAGTTGGAGCTTAACTCTGCCTTTTTGGGTTTCGGCTGGAGCTTGCACTGCAGTGTTTGCAGGTACACTGCTGGTTTTGCCGGAATCTCTTGATAAAAGTGTACAGCCTGCAGAACATTCGCATTCATCCAGGTGGAAAGCTTTCAGCGGTCTGCTGCGTTATCTGTATATTCTTACCTTTGTAGTATCCGTCTCTCTGGCAGGACTGGAATCCACCTTCCAGTACTTTGAAATGGAAGTATTTCAGGTTACCTCTTCACAAATCGGGCTAATGTTTATGTTCAGCGGTTTTGCTGATGCCCTTGTTCAAGGGGGATTAATTCGCCCGATTGCCAAACGGAAATGGGAGAAACAGGCTATTGGTACAGGATTGTTCTTCTCTGTGATGGGGTTTATCATGATTCTTCAATCCGCCGGTTTCTGGACAGCTACGGTGGCGCTTACTATATTCAGCATGGGGAATGCGATGGTCCGCCCTTGTGTCAGCTCTTTATTGACGCAGCGCACTACAGGCGGACAGGGAATTACAACCGGGCTGAATTCTTCTATGGACAGCCTCGGACGTATTGCAGGCCCCCTGCTGGGAACAAGCTTGTTCGGGTGGAAATCAGGCGCTCCTTATCTGGCAGGTATTTTGCTTAGCCTTGCAGCAGGGTATTGGCTTTGGAAGTTTCATGAATTGGACCAAAAAAAGAAAAATGCAGGAGGCGTGTAG
- a CDS encoding KinB-signaling pathway activation protein — translation MMIKNWLYISVTTVLYGSAVTLLLLGSVKLIFPGFVFMDEAAKGTSEIGYALFGSVTVSIVCVVGFFAYLVANYYMIGILKNRFKAWNGIQIFFIFLTLADLVFLRYENFARSEESIWRYAGLPIVIVTAAIAVAWWKVKLTNKNAWIPTLFFMIVVTSLELIPAMQANEDEYLLILLGTLVVLNARLILILHKLVNRTRAAKAAAAKTRSGQG, via the coding sequence ATGATGATTAAAAATTGGCTGTATATTAGTGTGACTACGGTTCTGTACGGGTCTGCCGTAACCCTGCTGCTTTTGGGAAGTGTGAAGCTTATTTTTCCGGGCTTTGTCTTTATGGATGAGGCAGCCAAAGGGACCAGCGAGATAGGATACGCCCTGTTTGGTTCAGTTACCGTCAGTATCGTTTGTGTAGTCGGTTTTTTTGCTTATCTCGTAGCTAATTATTATATGATCGGGATACTTAAAAACCGTTTCAAAGCATGGAACGGGATTCAAATCTTCTTCATTTTCCTGACACTGGCGGACCTGGTTTTTCTTCGTTATGAAAACTTCGCCCGGTCTGAGGAAAGTATCTGGAGATATGCAGGATTGCCTATAGTTATAGTGACAGCGGCTATTGCAGTTGCTTGGTGGAAGGTAAAACTGACCAACAAAAACGCCTGGATTCCGACCTTGTTTTTCATGATTGTTGTGACTTCTTTGGAGCTTATACCGGCCATGCAGGCCAATGAAGACGAGTATCTGCTTATTCTTCTCGGTACCCTTGTAGTGCTCAATGCAAGACTTATCCTGATTCTGCATAAGCTTGTCAATCGCACAAGAGCCGCCAAGGCGGCAGCGGCTAAAACCCGTTCCGGACAGGGATAA
- the mutM gene encoding DNA-formamidopyrimidine glycosylase: MPELPEVETVKRTLNELVVGKTIEQVEVRLSRIIQKPLNIEEFALLLEGQTIERIDRRGKFLKFIFTDYVLVSHLRMEGRYGVYLSNDPVENHTHVLFHFTDGTDLRYKDVRQFGTMHLFPKGQEELDPPLNKLGLEPLDETFTFERFYQTIHHKTTRIKPLLLNQEYIVGVGNIYVDEALYTAGIHPETETHLLTKKELRKLHEAIVHTLQSSVDVGGSSIKSYVNGQGEMGMFQHQLKIYGRTSELCTQCGGVIVKMVVGGRGTHICPTCQPRKRKRTRKKVLQ; this comes from the coding sequence ATGCCGGAATTGCCAGAAGTCGAGACCGTCAAACGGACTCTGAATGAATTGGTTGTCGGAAAAACTATTGAACAAGTGGAAGTGCGGCTTTCGCGTATTATCCAAAAGCCGCTGAATATAGAGGAATTTGCCTTGCTTTTGGAGGGGCAGACCATTGAGCGGATCGACCGCAGAGGGAAATTTCTAAAATTTATTTTTACGGATTATGTATTGGTATCCCATCTTAGGATGGAAGGCAGGTACGGGGTATATCTATCCAATGATCCTGTAGAAAATCATACTCATGTGTTGTTCCATTTTACTGACGGGACGGATTTGCGTTACAAGGATGTACGACAATTTGGTACCATGCACTTGTTTCCAAAGGGACAAGAAGAACTGGATCCGCCTCTGAACAAGCTGGGGTTGGAACCTCTTGATGAAACATTCACGTTTGAACGGTTCTATCAGACCATTCACCATAAAACCACAAGGATCAAGCCTCTCCTGCTAAACCAGGAATACATTGTTGGGGTAGGAAATATTTATGTAGATGAAGCTTTGTATACAGCGGGTATTCATCCCGAGACGGAGACGCACTTACTGACAAAAAAAGAATTGCGCAAGCTCCATGAAGCCATCGTTCACACGCTGCAAAGCTCTGTGGATGTCGGAGGGTCTTCAATAAAATCCTATGTGAACGGACAGGGAGAGATGGGCATGTTTCAGCATCAGCTGAAGATATACGGCCGGACTTCCGAATTATGTACCCAGTGCGGAGGCGTAATTGTAAAAATGGTGGTTGGAGGGCGTGGCACTCATATCTGTCCGACCTGCCAGCCCCGCAAAAGGAAACGTACAAGAAAGAAAGTACTTCAATAA
- a CDS encoding GNAT family N-acetyltransferase: MIIREATTDDALELTELIKQVERESDFMLFGAEERILSPEQQMKKIEAVKQDENSIILVADINGKLVGYLIANGGFAKKINILLIW, from the coding sequence ATGATAATAAGGGAAGCAACAACTGATGATGCATTAGAACTTACAGAACTGATTAAACAAGTTGAAAGGGAATCTGATTTTATGTTGTTTGGGGCAGAAGAAAGGATACTCAGTCCAGAACAACAAATGAAAAAAATAGAAGCAGTAAAACAAGATGAAAATTCAATTATTTTAGTCGCTGACATTAATGGTAAATTGGTAGGCTATTTAATTGCGAACGGAGGATTTGCAAAAAAAATAAACATTCTACTTATTTGGTAA
- the pstB gene encoding phosphate ABC transporter ATP-binding protein PstB — translation MITTTATKISVKDANLFYGEQQALKNMNLDMPEKSITALIGPSGCGKSTFLRMLNRMNDLIEGVRITGTVVIDGLDIYASNTDVASLRKRIGMVFQRPNPFQTSIFDNVAYGPRIHGIRKKAELEVIVERSLKQAALWEEVKDRLNKSALALSGGQQQRLCIARLLAVEPEVLLMDEPTSALDPVSTMKVEELTQELKEKYTIVIVTHNMQQAARISDQTAFFLNGVLVENGETEKIFNNPADQRTEDYIRGRFG, via the coding sequence ATGATCACAACGACCGCAACAAAAATAAGTGTCAAAGATGCTAATTTGTTTTATGGAGAACAACAGGCACTCAAAAATATGAATTTGGATATGCCGGAGAAATCCATTACAGCTCTGATCGGGCCTTCCGGATGCGGGAAATCCACTTTTCTCCGCATGCTGAACCGGATGAATGATTTGATTGAAGGTGTACGCATTACAGGGACTGTGGTTATAGACGGACTTGACATTTATGCATCGAATACGGATGTGGCTTCCTTAAGGAAACGGATCGGTATGGTATTTCAGCGTCCGAATCCTTTTCAGACGAGTATTTTTGACAATGTGGCTTATGGACCGCGTATCCACGGGATCAGAAAAAAAGCGGAGCTCGAGGTTATCGTGGAACGGAGTCTTAAACAGGCAGCCCTCTGGGAGGAAGTGAAGGACCGACTCAACAAGTCTGCATTGGCCTTGTCGGGCGGACAGCAGCAGAGGCTGTGCATAGCCAGGCTGCTGGCTGTGGAACCGGAGGTACTTCTGATGGATGAGCCGACCTCTGCGCTGGACCCGGTCTCTACTATGAAAGTGGAGGAACTTACTCAAGAATTGAAAGAGAAATATACGATAGTAATCGTTACTCATAATATGCAGCAAGCTGCCCGGATTTCCGATCAAACTGCCTTTTTCTTAAACGGTGTGCTGGTGGAAAATGGGGAGACGGAGAAAATCTTCAATAATCCGGCGGACCAACGTACGGAAGACTACATTCGGGGCAGATTCGGCTGA
- a CDS encoding TauD/TfdA family dioxygenase, with amino-acid sequence MLEGNENQKAIRPEFQKDDRAKGKGIGNMTAVARQLAEKAFGVKISDIQREALDLFDSITFNPDFQLVMKLEPGDMQFLNNHVVIHSRTEFEDYEDPKLKKTFITVMAFCT; translated from the coding sequence ATGTTGGAGGGGAACGAAAACCAGAAAGCAATACGACCTGAATTTCAAAAAGATGATCGTGCCAAGGGAAAAGGAATCGGCAATATGACGGCTGTCGCGAGACAGCTAGCAGAGAAAGCTTTTGGTGTTAAAATAAGTGATATACAACGAGAAGCCTTAGACTTATTTGATTCCATTACATTTAATCCGGACTTTCAATTAGTTATGAAGCTTGAGCCAGGTGACATGCAATTTCTTAATAATCATGTTGTAATACATTCGAGGACTGAGTTTGAAGATTATGAAGATCCTAAATTAAAAAAGACATTTATTACGGTTATGGCTTTCTGTACGTAA
- the pstC gene encoding phosphate ABC transporter permease subunit PstC yields MNSSVAKSIAGTHNKPELAQSDASSWTKNRHRTDKMMRWLFVGSTVLVSCIIFSIILFVGFQGIQTFKDVNPFTFFFSMEWVPANNQFGTFSFLFSTLALTGLSILMVVPLAVSAAIFMAKIAPKWMREILRPAAELFVGIPSVVYGLIGLTVIVPWLANISGTAGYGILPAAIVLAVMILPTILSVSEDALRALSPGLQEASLALGATRWQTIWRVLLPAARPGIITGIILGIGRALGETMAVFMVIGNSPLLPKSWLESTTVLTTAIVKDMGNTHHGTAWNNALYMMAFVLLVISLILILAIRIIAKRSEVK; encoded by the coding sequence TTGAATTCTTCTGTTGCAAAATCTATTGCAGGTACCCATAACAAGCCTGAATTGGCACAATCAGATGCAAGCTCGTGGACTAAAAACCGGCATCGTACGGACAAAATGATGCGATGGCTGTTTGTAGGCAGTACTGTTCTTGTTTCCTGTATTATTTTCTCGATTATTCTGTTTGTAGGCTTTCAAGGTATACAGACGTTTAAAGATGTTAATCCGTTCACATTCTTTTTCTCTATGGAGTGGGTTCCGGCCAATAATCAGTTTGGAACCTTTTCCTTTTTGTTCAGCACATTGGCTTTAACCGGCCTGTCCATCCTGATGGTTGTACCTCTAGCCGTTTCTGCTGCCATTTTCATGGCGAAGATTGCTCCAAAATGGATGAGGGAGATTTTGCGTCCGGCTGCTGAATTGTTTGTCGGCATTCCTTCTGTCGTGTACGGGCTAATCGGACTGACGGTTATCGTTCCTTGGCTTGCCAATATTAGCGGAACGGCGGGTTACGGTATCTTACCGGCTGCTATCGTCCTGGCCGTGATGATTTTGCCAACAATCCTGTCAGTCTCCGAGGATGCGCTCCGTGCCTTATCTCCCGGACTTCAGGAAGCTTCCCTGGCACTTGGAGCCACCCGCTGGCAAACGATTTGGAGAGTGCTCCTTCCGGCAGCAAGGCCCGGAATTATAACAGGAATAATTTTGGGGATCGGGCGTGCTCTCGGTGAGACAATGGCTGTGTTCATGGTTATCGGAAACTCCCCGTTATTGCCGAAATCCTGGCTGGAATCCACAACGGTTCTTACGACGGCTATTGTGAAAGATATGGGGAACACACATCACGGGACGGCCTGGAATAATGCTTTATACATGATGGCATTTGTACTGCTGGTCATTTCACTAATCCTGATTCTTGCTATCCGGATTATTGCAAAAAGGAGTGAAGTGAAGTGA
- the pstA gene encoding phosphate ABC transporter permease PstA encodes MRNKATDFAATVYFWLAGFSIIGLLVWVLYRILSAGLPHLSWDFITGLPEDIMPGGGVGPMLFNSFYILFLSLVFSLPVGFGAGIYLAVYAKKNRLTEFIRISVEALASVPSIVFGLFGFLLFVQFFNLKISVLSGSLALALLNLPVLVRVTEGAFRTVPHSYWEASLALGSTRWQAIRKVLFPAALPSLITGITLVAGRALGESAILIYTAGLSVSRNFPELNPFAMGETLAVHLWYVQSEALVPDAKQIAAGSAALLLLVVLAFNLLIGILSRIIQKRLPGGK; translated from the coding sequence GTGAGGAACAAGGCGACAGACTTTGCCGCAACAGTGTATTTTTGGCTGGCAGGATTTTCGATTATCGGGCTTTTGGTCTGGGTACTTTACCGGATCTTAAGCGCAGGACTTCCGCATCTTTCCTGGGACTTTATAACCGGACTTCCGGAAGATATCATGCCCGGCGGCGGTGTAGGGCCAATGCTCTTCAACTCTTTCTATATCCTGTTTCTGTCTCTTGTATTCTCGCTTCCAGTTGGTTTTGGGGCAGGTATTTATCTGGCAGTCTATGCGAAGAAGAACAGGTTGACGGAATTTATCAGGATCTCAGTTGAAGCTTTAGCTTCCGTGCCTTCCATTGTTTTTGGCCTGTTTGGCTTCTTGCTCTTTGTACAATTTTTCAATTTGAAAATATCCGTTCTGAGCGGTTCTTTGGCTCTGGCCCTTTTGAACCTGCCCGTTCTTGTCCGGGTAACCGAAGGAGCTTTCCGGACCGTCCCGCACTCATATTGGGAGGCCAGTCTTGCCCTCGGTTCTACCCGCTGGCAGGCTATCCGTAAAGTGCTGTTTCCGGCAGCTTTGCCTAGTCTGATTACCGGAATAACACTTGTAGCGGGACGTGCACTAGGGGAATCCGCTATTTTGATCTATACTGCCGGATTATCTGTATCCCGAAATTTCCCGGAATTAAATCCATTTGCCATGGGGGAAACGCTGGCTGTTCACTTATGGTACGTTCAATCTGAGGCACTTGTACCGGACGCGAAGCAAATTGCGGCCGGAAGCGCAGCTCTTCTTCTGCTTGTTGTGCTTGCCTTTAACCTTCTTATCGGCATACTAAGTCGTATTATTCAAAAACGATTACCCGGAGGCAAATAA
- a CDS encoding DUF1516 family protein, with the protein MSETVFNIFQKSHEGSWAFVIVFFILSVIFTRQKITPMIARLFYLIMLVSGIGMLINWGFPGKYLTKGILAVLMIGVIEMIMGRTRRGQGKEPVTLGMWAAFVILLILILLIGFGVF; encoded by the coding sequence ATGTCGGAAACGGTGTTTAACATTTTTCAAAAATCCCATGAGGGTTCCTGGGCATTTGTGATTGTTTTCTTCATTTTGAGCGTTATTTTTACCCGGCAAAAAATCACCCCGATGATAGCCCGGTTATTTTATTTGATCATGCTTGTAAGTGGTATCGGTATGCTGATTAATTGGGGATTTCCAGGCAAGTATCTGACCAAAGGAATCCTCGCTGTTCTTATGATCGGCGTCATTGAGATGATTATGGGACGTACAAGAAGAGGACAGGGAAAAGAACCTGTTACACTTGGCATGTGGGCGGCATTTGTCATACTGCTTATTCTCATATTATTGATTGGTTTCGGAGTGTTCTGA
- the polA gene encoding DNA polymerase I: protein MEKLIIIDGNSIANRAFYALPLLSNSSGLHTNAVYGFTTMLLRLIEEEKPTHFLVAFDAGKVTFRHKEYKEYKGGRAKTPSELSEQFPLIKELLNAFGIRQFELEGYEADDIIGTLTRAADEKKKHVMLVSGDKDMLQLASDYVTVAITRKGISEVEHYGPKEIEEKYGLKPEQIIDMKGLMGDSSDNIPGIPGVGEKTALKLLHEYGSVESVLEHADELKGKMKEKVKENADLARMSKELATIFREVPMSTEWDELVYEGYEGPKLQEMFRKLEFKSLLEKLDFGNGETGKEAGKEEDPVPFEVIKEDQLAVLEAVLDYIKAIHVEVVGENPHHSDIAGLGLYDGNKGYFLAFETLQSVNAEPIRQWLSDADKEKWIFDKHRAQLALSWKGIKLRGVSFDVLLASYLLDPTESTLTLSGVAGKYSVASLPADEQVFGKGAKFKLPEEHLLGENLSLKAERVSRLVPVLKAKLEESGMQELYYELEHPLAGVLAEMELAGIKVDKESLKQLGTEISDQLKTIMDRIYEQAGMTFNINSPKQLGEVLFEKLQLPVQKKTKTGYSTDAEVLEKLAPYHDIVGDILHYRTLAKLQSTYVEGLLKEVRPDTGKVHTYYRQTIAATGRLSSQYPNLQNIPIRLEEGRKIRKVFVPSKPGWHILAADYSQIELRVLAHISGDEKLKEAFVKDMDIHTKTAMDVFGVSEAEVDANMRRSAKAVNFGIVYGISDYGLSQNLGITRKEASRFIEQYFSVFRGVRNYMDSIIREAKTQGYVTTLLQRRRYLPEINASNYNLRSFAERTAMNTPIQGTAADIIKLAMVQMDERLKQEKLKSTMLLQVHDELIFEVPEDELETIKKLVPEVMEQALALDVPLKVEVDEGENWYEAK from the coding sequence ATGGAAAAATTAATCATAATTGATGGGAATAGTATTGCAAACCGGGCTTTTTATGCCCTGCCTCTGCTGAGTAATTCCAGCGGGCTGCACACAAATGCGGTGTATGGGTTTACCACCATGTTATTGAGGCTGATTGAAGAGGAAAAACCGACCCACTTTCTCGTTGCTTTTGATGCGGGAAAAGTGACGTTTCGACATAAAGAATATAAAGAGTATAAAGGGGGAAGGGCCAAAACCCCTTCGGAGCTATCTGAACAATTTCCTTTAATCAAAGAGCTTCTGAACGCTTTCGGCATTCGCCAGTTTGAGCTGGAGGGTTATGAAGCAGACGATATTATCGGTACCTTGACCAGAGCTGCTGACGAAAAAAAGAAGCATGTTATGCTGGTTTCCGGAGATAAGGACATGCTTCAGCTTGCCTCCGATTATGTGACAGTTGCGATTACACGTAAAGGCATCAGTGAAGTGGAGCATTACGGTCCAAAAGAAATCGAAGAAAAATACGGATTAAAGCCGGAACAAATCATCGATATGAAGGGCCTGATGGGGGATTCTTCCGATAATATCCCTGGTATTCCCGGCGTAGGAGAGAAAACGGCTCTTAAACTTTTGCATGAATACGGCTCTGTTGAATCTGTTCTTGAGCATGCTGATGAACTGAAAGGCAAAATGAAAGAAAAAGTGAAGGAAAATGCGGACTTAGCCCGGATGAGCAAGGAATTGGCGACTATTTTCCGTGAAGTTCCGATGTCTACAGAATGGGATGAGCTTGTTTATGAGGGCTATGAAGGACCCAAGCTTCAGGAAATGTTCCGCAAGCTGGAGTTCAAGTCTTTGCTGGAAAAACTCGATTTTGGGAACGGAGAAACAGGTAAGGAAGCCGGCAAAGAGGAAGACCCCGTCCCATTTGAAGTGATAAAAGAAGATCAGCTTGCCGTTCTGGAAGCTGTTTTAGATTATATCAAGGCTATCCATGTGGAAGTAGTGGGAGAGAATCCCCATCATTCAGATATAGCAGGATTGGGGCTTTATGACGGAAACAAAGGGTATTTTCTAGCTTTTGAAACGCTGCAATCCGTTAATGCGGAGCCGATCCGCCAGTGGCTTTCGGACGCGGACAAGGAAAAATGGATATTCGATAAGCATCGGGCCCAACTGGCTTTGTCCTGGAAAGGTATTAAGCTTCGCGGGGTCTCTTTTGACGTATTGCTCGCATCGTATCTGCTTGATCCTACGGAATCCACACTTACATTAAGCGGGGTTGCCGGCAAATATTCGGTGGCTTCCCTTCCTGCTGATGAACAGGTGTTTGGAAAAGGGGCTAAATTTAAACTGCCGGAGGAACACCTGCTTGGAGAGAACCTTTCTTTGAAGGCGGAGCGTGTATCCCGCCTTGTTCCGGTTTTGAAAGCGAAGCTGGAAGAAAGCGGGATGCAAGAGCTTTATTATGAGCTTGAGCACCCGCTTGCAGGTGTGCTTGCAGAAATGGAATTGGCCGGGATAAAGGTGGATAAGGAAAGCCTTAAGCAGCTCGGTACGGAAATATCAGACCAGCTTAAAACTATTATGGACCGCATCTACGAGCAGGCAGGGATGACTTTCAATATTAATTCACCGAAACAACTGGGTGAAGTATTGTTCGAAAAACTGCAGCTGCCTGTTCAAAAGAAAACGAAGACAGGTTATTCGACGGATGCCGAGGTGCTGGAGAAGCTGGCTCCTTATCATGATATTGTCGGTGATATCCTTCATTACCGGACGCTGGCAAAGCTTCAATCCACATATGTGGAGGGATTGCTTAAAGAAGTCCGTCCGGACACAGGAAAGGTGCATACGTATTACCGCCAGACCATCGCGGCGACAGGCAGGCTTTCCAGCCAGTATCCGAATCTGCAAAATATTCCGATCCGCCTGGAGGAAGGGCGCAAGATCCGCAAGGTTTTTGTTCCATCGAAACCCGGATGGCATATTCTGGCTGCGGATTATTCGCAAATTGAACTTCGTGTACTCGCTCATATCTCAGGGGACGAAAAGCTGAAGGAAGCTTTCGTCAAGGATATGGATATCCATACTAAGACTGCTATGGATGTGTTTGGGGTTAGCGAAGCGGAAGTGGACGCTAATATGAGGCGTTCTGCCAAGGCGGTTAACTTCGGAATTGTATATGGAATCAGCGATTACGGCTTATCCCAGAACCTTGGGATTACGCGGAAAGAAGCTTCCCGGTTTATCGAGCAGTATTTTTCTGTATTCCGCGGAGTCCGCAATTATATGGACTCCATTATCAGGGAAGCCAAAACACAGGGTTACGTAACGACACTTCTCCAGCGCCGCAGATACTTGCCTGAAATTAATGCATCAAATTACAACCTGCGTTCTTTTGCCGAGCGTACAGCCATGAATACGCCTATCCAAGGCACAGCTGCGGATATTATCAAGCTTGCCATGGTTCAAATGGATGAGCGTCTTAAACAGGAAAAACTGAAGAGTACAATGCTGCTGCAAGTACATGACGAATTAATTTTTGAAGTACCGGAAGATGAATTGGAGACCATAAAAAAGCTAGTGCCGGAAGTGATGGAACAGGCTCTTGCTCTTGACGTTCCCTTGAAAGTGGAAGTGGATGAAGGGGAAAACTGGTACGAAGCGAAATAA